In Synechococcus sp. RS9909, one genomic interval encodes:
- a CDS encoding HAD-IC family P-type ATPase, whose product MRSPVARRPPHASSLAELLQSLGSDGDQGMAASAVALRQQQEGWNRLSERRRRPLALRFLQQFHDPLLYTLLAVGAVKLLSGAPREALAVWSVTLINGVIGFVQESRAETAIAALASAVRTEVEVVREGQHQRLASDQLVRGDLVCLAAGDKVPADLRLVRGRDLRVDESVLTGESLPVSRDPAPLPADTPLPERASMLHAGTFVVAGQGVAVVTAIGDATEVGKISTSLQDQPSLSTPLTRQIQRFGRRLLQLIVVLALVTFVIGVWRGREPLEMFDGAVALAVGAIPEELPAIVTIILAIGVHRMAARNAIIRRLPAVEALGSTTVICSDKTGTLTENRMTVQEIHAGGESRALASLWAGDGDDALRRNQALRDTLLAGLLCNDASLVREDGEAAQASPQAIGDPTETALLLAADRAGFDQHQVRHHHPRLDGIPFSSELQFMATLHGSRRILLKGSVEALLPRCSRQRAADGAAEPLDRQAVEGAVAAMASRGLRVLAFAIGVPEPDQERLELEHVESGLDFLGLQGLMDPPRTEAIRAVRVCRRAGIRVVMITGDHAGTARAIAERLGLRADTVLEGRQLEALDAAGLAEAVSGCDLFARVAPAQKLALVQALQSRGEVVAMTGDGVNDAPALRQADIGIAMGRGGTEVARESAAMLLTDDNFATIEAAVEEGRAVYVNLRRTLAFLLPVNGGASMTILLGALLGLELPVTALQVLWLNMVSSLTMSVPLAFEPPAPGLMARPPRPVHQPLLTRPLLLRVLLVSIFNWLLLFGLFSLVIERSDDLALARTMAVQGLVLSQVVYLIGISRISHGPWPGGPTWRRLRQASVLLIGLALALCLQVLYSQSHWLNAFFGTVPLNLNQWGVCMVPMLLMLPLSALTRWLDPIDRTNVTT is encoded by the coding sequence ATGCGTTCACCTGTCGCCCGTCGCCCTCCCCATGCCAGCTCCTTGGCCGAGCTGCTGCAGAGCCTCGGGAGCGATGGCGACCAGGGCATGGCGGCATCTGCTGTGGCGCTGCGTCAGCAGCAGGAGGGCTGGAATCGGCTGTCTGAACGGCGGCGGCGGCCGTTGGCGCTGCGTTTTCTGCAGCAATTTCATGATCCGCTTCTCTACACCCTGCTGGCGGTGGGCGCCGTCAAGCTGCTCAGCGGGGCGCCCCGGGAAGCCCTGGCGGTCTGGAGCGTCACCCTGATCAATGGGGTGATCGGCTTTGTGCAGGAGAGCCGCGCCGAAACGGCGATTGCAGCCCTGGCCAGTGCGGTGCGCACGGAGGTGGAGGTGGTGCGGGAGGGCCAGCATCAGCGGCTGGCCTCCGACCAGCTGGTGCGTGGTGACCTCGTCTGCCTGGCGGCCGGCGACAAGGTGCCGGCGGATCTGCGCCTGGTGCGGGGGCGGGATCTGCGGGTGGATGAATCGGTGTTGACCGGTGAATCACTGCCGGTGAGCCGGGATCCGGCGCCGCTCCCGGCCGACACCCCCTTGCCAGAACGGGCCTCGATGCTGCATGCCGGCACTTTTGTGGTGGCCGGCCAGGGGGTTGCGGTCGTCACGGCGATCGGGGATGCCACCGAGGTGGGGAAAATCTCCACCTCTCTGCAGGATCAGCCGAGCCTGAGCACGCCGCTCACCCGACAGATTCAGCGTTTCGGACGCCGTCTGCTCCAACTCATCGTCGTCCTGGCGCTCGTGACCTTCGTGATCGGGGTCTGGCGGGGGCGCGAACCGCTGGAGATGTTCGATGGGGCCGTCGCCCTGGCGGTGGGTGCGATTCCGGAGGAACTGCCAGCGATCGTCACGATCATCCTGGCGATCGGCGTCCATCGCATGGCCGCGCGCAACGCGATCATCCGGCGCTTGCCGGCGGTGGAAGCCCTCGGCAGCACCACTGTGATCTGTTCCGACAAAACCGGCACCCTCACGGAGAACCGGATGACCGTGCAGGAGATCCATGCCGGTGGCGAGAGCCGTGCGCTCGCGTCCCTCTGGGCCGGCGATGGCGACGATGCGCTCCGTCGGAATCAGGCCCTGCGCGACACCCTGCTGGCCGGTCTGCTCTGCAATGACGCCAGCCTGGTGCGCGAGGACGGCGAGGCGGCGCAGGCGAGTCCGCAGGCGATCGGTGATCCCACGGAAACGGCTCTGTTGCTGGCGGCGGATCGCGCCGGATTCGATCAGCACCAGGTGCGGCACCATCACCCCCGGCTCGATGGCATTCCCTTTTCCTCTGAGCTGCAATTCATGGCCACCCTGCACGGCAGCCGTCGCATTCTTCTGAAGGGTTCGGTGGAGGCACTGCTGCCCCGCTGCAGTCGTCAACGCGCGGCCGATGGTGCCGCCGAGCCCCTGGATCGGCAGGCCGTTGAGGGCGCCGTGGCGGCGATGGCCTCCCGGGGGCTGCGGGTGCTGGCGTTTGCGATCGGCGTGCCCGAGCCCGATCAGGAGCGCCTCGAGCTCGAGCATGTGGAAAGCGGCCTCGACTTTCTCGGGCTTCAGGGCTTGATGGATCCACCTCGGACTGAGGCGATCCGCGCCGTGAGGGTCTGCCGCCGTGCCGGTATTCGCGTGGTGATGATCACCGGTGACCACGCCGGCACGGCCCGGGCGATCGCCGAGAGGTTGGGCCTCAGGGCCGACACCGTCCTGGAGGGACGGCAGCTGGAGGCTCTGGATGCGGCGGGGCTCGCTGAGGCGGTGAGCGGTTGCGATCTGTTTGCGCGGGTGGCTCCAGCCCAGAAGCTCGCCCTGGTGCAGGCCCTGCAGAGCCGGGGTGAGGTGGTGGCGATGACGGGGGATGGCGTGAACGATGCGCCGGCTCTGCGTCAGGCCGACATCGGCATCGCCATGGGACGCGGCGGCACGGAGGTGGCGCGCGAATCGGCAGCCATGCTTCTCACCGATGACAACTTCGCCACGATCGAAGCAGCCGTGGAGGAAGGGCGGGCGGTGTACGTCAACCTGCGTCGCACGCTGGCGTTTCTGCTGCCCGTCAACGGTGGGGCGTCGATGACAATCCTGCTCGGCGCCCTATTGGGGCTGGAGTTGCCGGTCACGGCTCTTCAGGTGCTTTGGCTCAACATGGTGAGTTCGCTCACCATGTCGGTGCCGCTTGCCTTTGAGCCCCCTGCTCCGGGGTTGATGGCCCGCCCGCCTCGCCCCGTGCATCAGCCCTTGCTGACCAGGCCGTTGCTGCTGCGGGTGCTTCTGGTATCGATCTTCAACTGGCTGTTGCTGTTCGGTCTGTTTTCCCTGGTGATCGAGCGCAGCGACGATCTGGCGTTGGCCCGCACGATGGCGGTGCAGGGCCTGGTGTTGTCTCAGGTGGTGTATCTGATCGGCATCAGTCGCATCAGCCATGGCCCCTGGCCTGGTGGCCCCACCTGGCGGCGCCTGCGCCAGGCTTCGGTGTTGCTGATCGGCCTGGCCCTGGCGCTTTGCCTGCAGGTGCTCTACAGCCAAAGCCATTGGCTGAACGCCTTCTTCGGCACGGTGCCTCTCAACCTGAACCAGTGGGGGGTGTGCATGGTGCCGATGCTGCTCATGCTTCCCCTCTCCGCCCTCACGCGCTGGCTTGATCCGATCGATCGCACCAACGTCACCACCTAG
- a CDS encoding competence/damage-inducible protein A, producing the protein MAARSSSRGVELLCVGTELLLGNILNGNARWIAEQLASLGMPHFRQSVLGDNRERLIAFAREAAERSRVLITTGGLGPTPDDLTAEALAAAFAVPLEERPEVWADIEAKLAARGKVPSPSLRNQALLPKGAAVLPNPTGTAPGMIWTPREGFTILTFPGVPSEMRAMWTESAVPWLRAAALTQGVIASRQLHFWGIGESRLAEQVEDLLAGTNPTVAPYSGGGEVMLRLTAQAPSEPEAQRLLDPLEQELRQRSGRLCFGRDGETLASVVLALLQHRGETLAVAESCTGGGLGAALTEVPGASAVLLGGVVAYADAVKQHLLGVPAELLACHGAVSDPVAEAMAEGVRRCTGADWGVAITGIAGPGGGSTTKPVGLVHLAVAGPDGCRSGAERFGSSHGRSWVRRLSVGEALNRLRLRLLDAPPG; encoded by the coding sequence ATGGCGGCCAGGTCCAGCTCCAGGGGGGTTGAGCTGCTCTGCGTGGGCACGGAGTTGCTGCTCGGCAACATCCTCAATGGCAATGCCCGTTGGATTGCGGAGCAGTTGGCGTCACTCGGCATGCCCCATTTCCGTCAGTCGGTGCTTGGTGACAACCGCGAGCGTCTGATCGCTTTTGCGCGGGAGGCGGCGGAGCGTTCCCGGGTGCTGATCACCACAGGCGGGCTCGGTCCGACTCCGGATGACCTCACCGCTGAGGCTCTGGCCGCTGCCTTTGCGGTGCCACTGGAGGAGCGACCGGAGGTCTGGGCCGACATTGAGGCGAAGCTGGCCGCGCGCGGCAAGGTGCCCTCCCCCAGCCTGCGCAATCAGGCCCTGCTGCCCAAAGGCGCGGCTGTGCTTCCCAATCCCACCGGCACCGCCCCCGGAATGATCTGGACGCCTAGAGAGGGCTTCACGATCCTCACCTTTCCCGGAGTGCCCAGCGAAATGCGGGCGATGTGGACGGAATCCGCGGTTCCCTGGTTGCGTGCCGCGGCGCTGACGCAGGGGGTGATCGCCAGTCGTCAGCTGCATTTCTGGGGCATCGGTGAATCCAGGCTGGCCGAGCAGGTCGAGGATCTTCTCGCTGGCACCAATCCCACCGTGGCTCCTTACTCCGGTGGTGGCGAGGTGATGTTGCGGCTGACAGCCCAGGCGCCGTCGGAGCCGGAGGCCCAACGGCTGTTGGACCCCCTTGAGCAGGAGCTGCGGCAGCGCAGTGGTCGTCTGTGCTTCGGGCGGGATGGGGAGACGCTGGCGTCTGTTGTGCTCGCGCTCCTGCAGCACCGGGGCGAGACCCTGGCCGTGGCCGAATCCTGCACCGGAGGAGGGCTCGGCGCTGCCCTGACGGAGGTGCCGGGGGCTTCGGCTGTGCTTCTGGGCGGTGTTGTCGCCTATGCCGATGCTGTGAAGCAGCACCTCCTCGGAGTGCCGGCTGAGCTGCTCGCCTGCCATGGCGCCGTGAGTGATCCGGTGGCTGAGGCGATGGCGGAGGGCGTGCGCCGTTGCACCGGCGCCGACTGGGGTGTGGCGATCACCGGGATCGCCGGCCCAGGCGGTGGCTCGACGACGAAGCCGGTGGGTCTGGTGCACCTGGCTGTGGCGGGTCCGGACGGATGCCGCAGTGGAGCGGAGCGTTTCGGCTCCAGCCACGGCCGCAGTTGGGTGCGGCGCCTCAGCGTGGGTGAAGCGCTCAATCGCCTGCGCCTGCGCCTGCTCGATGCCCCCCCTGGCTGA